One part of the Aurantibacillus circumpalustris genome encodes these proteins:
- the pstB gene encoding phosphate ABC transporter ATP-binding protein PstB encodes MDQLKADKVNVFYGDNHVIKDVNLEVQRNTVTALIGPSGCGKSTFLRLYNRMNDYIDGFKMNGSIIIGEQDIYSEKIKIEELRKKVGMVFQKPNPFPKSIYENIVYGLKIQGIKDKKILDEAVEKSLKQVALWEEVKDDLKKSAFALSGGQQQRVCIARTLAVGPEIILMDEPTSALDPISTAKLEQLIHELKKEFTIIIVTHNMQQAARVSDKTAFFYMGELIEYGDTKEIFTNPKIEKTQNYITGRFG; translated from the coding sequence ATGGATCAGCTAAAAGCAGATAAAGTAAATGTTTTCTACGGAGATAATCACGTTATTAAGGACGTAAATCTTGAAGTACAACGCAATACAGTAACCGCGCTCATCGGGCCATCAGGCTGTGGTAAGTCAACCTTCCTTCGTTTATATAATCGAATGAACGATTATATTGACGGTTTTAAAATGAACGGTTCTATCATTATTGGTGAGCAAGACATTTATTCTGAAAAAATAAAAATCGAAGAGCTTCGAAAAAAAGTGGGAATGGTTTTTCAAAAACCAAATCCATTTCCAAAATCGATTTATGAAAATATTGTTTACGGTTTAAAAATACAGGGTATAAAGGATAAAAAAATTCTTGATGAAGCTGTAGAAAAATCACTCAAACAAGTAGCTCTTTGGGAAGAAGTAAAAGATGATCTCAAAAAATCTGCTTTTGCTCTTTCTGGCGGACAACAACAAAGAGTTTGTATTGCACGCACTCTGGCTGTTGGTCCAGAAATCATTTTAATGGACGAGCCAACTTCGGCTCTGGATCCTATCTCAACGGCGAAACTAGAACAACTCATACACGAACTTAAAAAGGAATTCACCATCATTATTGTAACCCATAATATGCAACAAGCAGCACGTGTAAGTGATAAAACTGCTTTTTTCTATATGGGAGAATTGATAGAATACGGCGACACAAAAGAAATTTTTACAAATCCTAAAATCGAAAAAACACAAAATTATATCACCGGAAGGTTTGGATAA
- the pstA gene encoding phosphate ABC transporter permease PstA translates to MNKNRIIDKSFKYFGLVCTLSGLLILALFLLDIFIEGITRVNWQFLSSLPSRFPEKAGILTALVGTVWILLLTACIAIPVGIGAGIYLEEYARRNRLNDFLEINLTNLAGVPSIIYGLLGLEIFGRIMGMGGSLLAGACTLSLLILPIIVVATREALKAVPKSLREASYGLGASKWQTTWLQVLPAASGGIVTGVILALSRAIGETAPLIVVGALAYVPFIPSNPSDEFTVLPIQIFNWVSRPQKGFITNSTAAIIVLLIITFIMNGFAVYLRNKWQKKTKW, encoded by the coding sequence ATGAATAAGAATAGAATTATAGATAAAAGTTTTAAATACTTTGGCTTGGTATGCACCTTGTCAGGACTACTAATTCTTGCACTTTTTTTGCTGGATATTTTTATCGAAGGTATCACAAGAGTAAACTGGCAATTTTTAAGCAGCTTGCCATCCCGTTTTCCTGAAAAAGCGGGAATATTAACGGCACTTGTTGGAACGGTTTGGATTTTGCTATTAACAGCCTGTATCGCTATTCCTGTAGGAATTGGTGCTGGAATTTACCTTGAAGAATATGCGAGAAGAAACAGACTTAATGATTTTTTAGAAATTAATTTAACCAACCTGGCTGGAGTACCTTCTATTATTTATGGTTTGTTAGGTTTAGAAATTTTTGGAAGAATTATGGGAATGGGCGGAAGTCTTCTTGCAGGCGCTTGCACGCTTTCTCTATTAATATTACCAATTATTGTAGTAGCTACACGTGAGGCCTTAAAAGCGGTGCCAAAATCTTTGCGTGAAGCTTCTTACGGACTAGGCGCTAGCAAATGGCAAACAACCTGGTTACAGGTTCTACCAGCAGCATCGGGTGGAATTGTCACAGGCGTAATTTTAGCCCTTTCGCGGGCAATTGGTGAAACAGCACCATTAATAGTGGTGGGAGCCCTAGCTTATGTTCCGTTTATTCCTTCTAATCCTTCCGATGAATTTACCGTACTTCCGATTCAAATTTTTAATTGGGTTTCTCGTCCGCAAAAAGGATTTATCACAAATTCAACAGCCGCAATCATAGTGTTGTTAATTATTACTTTTATAATGAATGGTTTTGCTGTCTACCTTAGAAATAAATGGCAGAAAAAAACAAAATGGTAA